The genomic DNA catagaaatataaaatattggccTGTTATGATTAAActattcataattatatattattatgatgCCGATGTATGGCTTCAATTATATACCTATAACATCTAAGaaagttatataatttacttacttGTATTCAGTAAGCAGTCATTACCTCACACAAGGCCAATGGATGATAGTTCACGTACAAGCAGTAGAACTTCAGCACAGCATTAGTTTCCTTCTCAACCGATTTACGCACAGCCTCTATGCGCAACACTTGATATATTTCAATTCGATACGCAGCAACCATAGCGAAATGCGTTGGATTGAAATCGGGCATCTCATAGTAGACGTTCCGCACATCCAATGTTACGTTCTCTGACGACACACCAGCAAAAGTTTTGAGTGTCATctaaaatcacttaaaaaatacacaaaataaacGAATAGGCGTTACACAGCCATGCTTACCTGTGTAGGACGTTCACTTTGCGCGACTGTGAACATTCGTTTATTGATGTGAAAAATCTTTCGCACCCTAGAGAAGGTAAGATAATGTAAGTAATTTGTCTTTTCAACATTAAAACAGAAAATAAGGCCACCTACCTTGGACTCACCATTGAGAAAAATATCCCGCAACGCTTCACGATAGCGACACAATTGATTCTACGAGATTTCCAGCTCGCGCAGCGCAATGAGAGTTTTCCTCCGTCCTcttcaattatatttaataaattctttgGAAACACCATAAACTTCAAGAACTTAACTTCTTTATAACGCTTTTTGaatcaataaagcaaaatagaataatataaattttaacacgCATATTAAAAAAGTGCTtacctcaaaatttttttccaaataatgcCGGCCATTGTTAATTCGTTGCATTCATTCGCATTCTAAAATGATGCATGATAAATGTTGCTACTCTTACAAcacaattttctatttaaaaacaaaaagttagctTTGAATATGTAGTTGTGTAAGAGGTGAAATTTTACAAGTGTAGTAGTAAATTGGTAACCTCCGTCTTGTAGGGTaaatgtatgtacgagtatgtacttTACTACAGTAAGGGGAAGTACCGAAAGCCGGAGTGCGGAATTTtgatccgctaaacctaacctactccgaATTCATTTTCCACGGAGCATCTGTTGTAAGTATCTAGTTTTGTCATAATTTGAGCTGACGCTTCACCgacagctttccatttatcAGAGGACTGACACATATGTGTTATTAAGGTTTCCACCATTAAACTACCGCCGAGtgtagattttatttatttattaagataattataaataattatattacagtTTAAAGGCACTAGCAACGAAGACTATCGGCCTGCGAATAATATCTATTCGATAATTAACTAGGTAAAAAAAAGGATAAAGATCTAAAAGGAAAGTCCTTGAGTTACAAGTTCTCTGTCAGTATgataaatataacttaaatatGATGTAAATAAGTTTATATACCAGACTGGATTACTGAGTCTGGTATATAAACTTATGCAactcttttaaattatttaaagaaaattctgtTAGCAGATTGATGGTGTTTTGTTCTGGAATATGCTGTTCCTTGCGTTTGAGTACTTTCTGCATGCATCAAGGATGTGATTGATTGTCAGAGGACAATTGCATGCTTTGCAAGATGGAGCAGCAGAACCACTTAGGAGATGTTGATGTGTGATTGTTGTGTGTCGTAGACGTAACctagtgaatatttttatttgctctgtAGAAGATTCAATTGGAATAGAGGGTGCGATGCCGTATTTGTTAATAACTTATATGTTGACCACATTT from Bactrocera oleae isolate idBacOlea1 chromosome 3, idBacOlea1, whole genome shotgun sequence includes the following:
- the LOC138855677 gene encoding uncharacterized protein, whose amino-acid sequence is MVFPKNLLNIIEEDGGKLSLRCASWKSRRINCVAIVKRCGIFFSMVSPRVRKIFHINKRMFTVAQSERPTQMTLKTFAGVSSENVTLDVRNVYYEMPDFNPTHFAMVAAYRIEIYQVLRIEAVRKSVEKETNAVLKFYCLYVNYHPLALCEVMTAY